The Tautonia marina genome has a window encoding:
- a CDS encoding histidine kinase dimerization/phospho-acceptor domain-containing protein: MWTDTEPPGSEARERLWRFCVATSLASHRLAAEGGDPDPEAVGRAGLLHPLALWALAAVAPDRLSDWMATEHEGDRKQLETRWFGRHSAAFGFHLATRWGCPPELSDAVLFAGLATEPPIEAAHDPVHLRWVRLGRSWAMRTPWALPGPHLDLDPTPTDLQRRWLMAAVQARCAGGLGQATEPLPSHQLLGEVLDQRLRADQLDAELAELTERFQAVIARWEPPAPERLPLHASSTLDAMAEFAAGAAHELNNPLAIIAGRAQLLQARTSDPEHRSALQTIITQARRAHQILRDLIYIARPPAPREIPCVPDQILRSVVEDLTTEALTRKIRLSCRTPEPGSTVSTDPEALRHLAEALIRNALEATSEGGRVLVESLGDHRTVVWTVKDQGIGLDEDRSVHVLDPFYCGRQAGRGLGLGLPRVARFLQAVGGSLSWHVPDEGGTLTRIELPIDPEHWAELPAQQRLERRDAS; the protein is encoded by the coding sequence TTGTGGACCGACACCGAGCCTCCTGGCTCGGAGGCTCGCGAACGCCTCTGGCGATTCTGTGTCGCCACGTCCCTGGCATCGCATCGACTGGCGGCCGAGGGTGGCGACCCCGACCCTGAGGCTGTCGGTCGGGCTGGGTTGCTTCATCCGCTGGCACTCTGGGCCCTGGCAGCCGTCGCTCCCGATCGGCTCTCGGACTGGATGGCCACCGAACACGAGGGGGACCGGAAGCAGCTGGAGACCCGCTGGTTCGGCCGTCACTCCGCCGCCTTCGGGTTCCACCTCGCAACGCGTTGGGGATGTCCTCCCGAGTTGAGCGACGCCGTGCTGTTCGCGGGGCTGGCGACCGAGCCTCCCATCGAGGCCGCGCACGACCCGGTTCACCTGCGATGGGTGCGGCTTGGTCGAAGCTGGGCGATGCGGACCCCCTGGGCACTCCCCGGCCCTCATCTCGATCTCGATCCCACCCCCACCGACCTTCAACGGCGATGGCTCATGGCCGCAGTCCAGGCGCGATGTGCGGGAGGACTCGGTCAAGCCACCGAGCCGCTGCCCTCTCACCAGTTGCTCGGCGAGGTCCTGGATCAGCGTCTGAGGGCCGACCAACTCGACGCGGAGCTCGCCGAACTTACGGAACGCTTCCAAGCCGTCATCGCTCGTTGGGAACCTCCCGCTCCGGAACGACTTCCGCTGCACGCCTCCTCCACGCTCGACGCCATGGCCGAGTTCGCCGCCGGGGCCGCTCACGAGTTGAATAACCCACTGGCGATCATCGCGGGACGAGCTCAATTGCTCCAGGCTCGGACCTCGGATCCCGAACATCGGAGCGCGCTTCAGACGATCATCACGCAGGCAAGACGGGCTCATCAAATTCTCAGGGACCTGATCTACATTGCTCGACCTCCGGCCCCCAGAGAAATTCCTTGCGTGCCGGATCAGATCCTCCGGAGCGTTGTCGAGGATCTCACCACCGAGGCGTTGACTCGGAAAATCCGTCTGTCGTGTCGGACTCCAGAACCAGGCTCCACGGTTTCGACCGATCCAGAAGCACTTCGGCATCTGGCGGAGGCCCTGATCCGGAACGCCCTGGAGGCCACTTCCGAGGGAGGGCGAGTGCTCGTGGAGTCGCTGGGCGATCATCGAACCGTCGTCTGGACCGTGAAGGACCAGGGAATCGGGCTCGATGAGGATCGATCGGTTCACGTCCTCGATCCGTTTTACTGTGGCCGTCAGGCCGGGAGGGGACTAGGGCTTGGACTTCCTCGGGTGGCTCGTTTTCTTCAAGCGGTCGGGGGCTCTCTGTCCTGGCACGTCCCGGACGAGGGAGGAACCTTGACCCGAATCGAACTACCGATCGATCCGGAGCATTGGGCGGAACTGCCCGCTCAGCAACGGCTCGAACGGAGGGATGCGAGCTGA
- a CDS encoding ROK family protein: MTTHTEGPLVLGIDLGGTKILAGVVDAEHRILGRAKEVTPAREGGAALQDALIEAGRNALAAAGLEPSDIAALGIGSPGPLDVEAGVIRSSPNLNVVDFPLKDTLHQAFGVPVAVQNDVRVGGYGEFKLGAGRGYRDIVAAFIGTGIGGCLIRDGAIVSGVTNNAGEIGHLIVKANGPKCGCGRRGCLEAVASRTAITRRIHKAIKKGASTPLRDVVRNKNSRLKSKELSNAYRSGDPVAVHEVERAARFIGLALGGLINVLGPEIVIIGGGVTEALGSPFVELVRNAARGQAMADPDRRVHIEQAELGDDAGVLGASLIARERYLSAPTLT; this comes from the coding sequence ATGACAACGCACACCGAAGGGCCGCTGGTCCTGGGAATCGACCTTGGGGGAACCAAGATCCTGGCCGGAGTGGTAGACGCCGAGCACCGGATTCTCGGGCGGGCCAAGGAAGTAACCCCCGCCCGTGAAGGTGGGGCCGCACTTCAAGACGCCCTGATCGAAGCCGGACGCAACGCCCTGGCCGCTGCCGGTCTGGAGCCCTCCGACATCGCTGCACTGGGGATCGGTTCGCCCGGTCCCCTTGATGTCGAGGCGGGTGTCATCCGATCCAGTCCGAATCTCAATGTCGTCGATTTCCCCTTGAAGGACACCCTCCACCAGGCCTTCGGCGTTCCCGTCGCGGTTCAGAACGATGTCCGCGTCGGCGGCTATGGCGAATTCAAGCTCGGCGCGGGGCGAGGCTATCGCGACATCGTGGCCGCCTTCATCGGGACCGGAATCGGTGGCTGCTTGATCCGAGACGGGGCGATTGTCTCCGGAGTCACGAACAACGCCGGCGAGATCGGCCACCTGATCGTCAAGGCGAATGGTCCCAAGTGTGGTTGCGGCCGTCGCGGTTGCCTCGAAGCCGTCGCCAGCCGGACCGCCATCACCCGACGCATCCACAAGGCCATCAAGAAAGGTGCCTCAACCCCGCTGCGAGACGTTGTCCGCAACAAGAACTCTCGGCTCAAGAGCAAGGAACTCTCCAACGCCTATCGCTCTGGTGATCCCGTCGCCGTACACGAGGTCGAGCGGGCCGCGCGATTCATCGGCCTGGCCCTCGGCGGCCTGATCAACGTTCTCGGTCCCGAGATCGTCATCATCGGAGGCGGCGTGACTGAGGCACTCGGTTCTCCCTTCGTCGAGCTGGTCCGTAACGCAGCCCGAGGCCAGGCGATGGCCGACCCCGACCGCCGCGTCCACATCGAACAGGCCGAACTCGGAGACGACGCCGGGGTCCTCGGGGCCTCGTTGATCGCCCGGGAACGCTACCTTTCCGCCCCCACCTTGACATGA
- a CDS encoding GAP1-M domain-containing protein, with translation MMERVLTCETSRWGRGRMEQIYYTQCPIGYGLGASNGFQIKRLGSGYPPSGDVRHLALRPFLPGSNGKQLAPGTLRYRRVGTLTEVAWLEPRSREYETERGQWGRPGGYFAHGLRLDPSEFESIACWPAGLYGQPCWRRSDPEPSRGRRPDDLSLGPDDLITSPDLPHVAPLLDLDSETLAALLARVAEAVRTGRTLVLMDDPHRLGPRIAALTFAFPAVLRTELTFSTYHDRPEELSGFRIHGTVPATQNTRSLLASLGPVVDLTTDRNDSTSPTPPNWARSLASWFLSHDPRSVENWTLTDSRARQAQRPYDPSVLWSDAWLDALIGLAEAARSPVAPPTTPAQWQAFARQVAWTVQVGLSAEFPEARQPDWWRPLVRDASRDPSARDAFWLLLLSSETWVDRTTTEATLWGAITAYFWVRESSIHREQRLNAIVQRITSTELLARFLDGLIRTVPSDFGQFALNWMERRSTIDPRVLLPLQARNAVGLVLDRGQTKAFEHVLHQAMRFGETLPIVLDLIADEAGRLGKTASISSLLADQMEPADLDARARFETWALERRVEGQGEWIASALIRLIAEDHLRDQGETLRDRIPPRLLPVLAESLLEVADRDDANPDAFPWAIEHLVLGLPETDRAAIEPIWAERYLQRIGSPLDLALSLRQAPMTLSAWLASARARIPFTPASIALSDDAQHLVRFLDEGDLLPEESLLRRLPATDRAPLLDLMIDRLAEEQFQPARPILERCGRCWPGAFDPGAAGIELLVKPIADLLLQFLPDPALWIESQDQVFEWLGLSPGLDQHLRHAGLASLIVAETTRITADLNAAWSLRAALLRHPRLASTLVEDLGRDLHAVRPARSIEVARRWTLSLDKGEFTDRFFEVLLNACDGPRLAVIVPEYSAELWTLRSLAWWSAPPCESHAFDLREGFAQLIPMAPLKDLRTRSYIEAWLFQRKPSESALSIREEHLPPLLPEPDPDDPLVSPSELSLGLSELATIRWQCVVALTEFHWEGKTSDARWKDLMRWRNADPSSTAPPVSRLNLDDRYAFVAWVVMALDPPVDNDYALESLARWMTRELGMRSRGRIVECLDQIAAHGIVVPADRVRLAQDLAHQIRFQLDDEFSN, from the coding sequence ATGATGGAGCGTGTCCTCACCTGTGAGACGAGTCGATGGGGCCGGGGCCGGATGGAGCAGATCTACTACACACAATGCCCGATTGGTTACGGCCTCGGCGCGAGCAACGGTTTTCAGATCAAGCGGCTCGGTTCCGGCTATCCTCCCTCGGGAGATGTGCGACACCTCGCGCTACGGCCCTTCCTGCCCGGCTCTAACGGGAAGCAACTCGCCCCCGGAACCCTTCGCTACCGTCGCGTTGGGACCCTCACGGAAGTGGCCTGGCTCGAACCTCGTTCCCGAGAATACGAAACGGAGCGCGGCCAGTGGGGGCGCCCTGGAGGCTACTTCGCTCATGGCCTTCGCCTGGACCCTTCGGAATTTGAGTCGATTGCCTGCTGGCCTGCCGGCCTCTACGGCCAACCCTGCTGGCGACGCTCGGACCCCGAACCTAGCCGAGGCCGTCGGCCCGACGATCTCTCTCTTGGTCCCGACGATCTGATCACTTCCCCCGACCTGCCTCACGTTGCCCCGCTGCTCGACCTTGATTCCGAAACACTGGCCGCCTTACTCGCTCGGGTGGCCGAGGCAGTTCGGACCGGTCGCACGCTCGTTCTGATGGATGACCCGCATCGCCTGGGGCCCCGTATTGCCGCCCTGACCTTTGCGTTTCCTGCCGTACTCCGCACCGAGCTGACCTTCTCGACCTATCACGACCGACCCGAGGAACTCAGCGGCTTCCGGATTCACGGAACCGTCCCCGCCACTCAGAACACCCGTAGCTTGCTCGCCAGCCTTGGCCCGGTGGTGGATCTCACGACGGATCGGAACGACTCGACCTCACCCACGCCTCCAAACTGGGCGCGCTCTCTGGCCTCCTGGTTTTTGTCTCACGACCCGCGAAGCGTCGAGAACTGGACCCTGACCGATTCCCGAGCGCGACAAGCTCAACGCCCGTACGATCCCTCGGTCCTCTGGTCCGACGCCTGGCTTGATGCCCTGATCGGGCTGGCCGAAGCTGCTCGATCACCCGTTGCACCTCCTACAACGCCGGCGCAATGGCAAGCGTTTGCCCGACAGGTTGCATGGACCGTGCAGGTCGGCCTCTCGGCAGAATTTCCCGAAGCTCGCCAACCCGACTGGTGGCGTCCCCTGGTGCGAGACGCCAGCCGCGACCCTTCCGCACGCGATGCCTTCTGGCTCCTGCTCCTCTCTTCTGAAACCTGGGTCGACAGAACCACAACCGAAGCAACCCTCTGGGGAGCGATCACCGCGTATTTCTGGGTCCGCGAGTCCTCGATCCATCGTGAGCAGCGGCTCAACGCAATCGTCCAGCGGATCACGTCCACGGAACTCCTCGCTCGATTCCTGGACGGGCTGATTCGAACCGTGCCCTCGGATTTCGGTCAGTTTGCCCTCAACTGGATGGAACGTCGATCGACGATCGATCCTCGTGTCCTCCTGCCGCTCCAGGCCCGAAACGCCGTCGGACTGGTGCTGGATCGAGGCCAAACGAAAGCCTTCGAACACGTTCTGCACCAGGCCATGCGCTTCGGCGAGACCCTGCCAATCGTTCTCGACCTCATCGCCGACGAGGCCGGGCGCCTTGGAAAAACCGCGTCCATTTCCTCGCTGCTTGCGGATCAAATGGAACCAGCCGACCTCGACGCCCGTGCTCGATTCGAAACCTGGGCGCTGGAGCGACGTGTCGAGGGGCAGGGGGAGTGGATCGCCTCCGCCCTGATTCGTCTCATTGCGGAGGACCATCTCCGGGACCAAGGTGAAACACTCCGCGATCGCATCCCTCCCAGGTTGCTCCCGGTTCTGGCCGAAAGTCTTCTCGAAGTGGCCGACCGTGACGACGCGAACCCCGACGCGTTTCCCTGGGCGATCGAACACCTCGTACTCGGGCTTCCAGAGACGGACCGGGCGGCCATCGAGCCGATCTGGGCCGAGCGCTATCTTCAACGTATCGGTTCGCCACTCGACCTCGCATTGAGCCTCCGCCAGGCGCCGATGACCCTTTCTGCGTGGCTGGCATCCGCTCGTGCCCGAATTCCCTTCACTCCGGCCTCGATCGCCTTGAGCGACGATGCCCAGCACCTTGTCCGTTTCCTTGACGAGGGGGACCTCCTGCCCGAAGAGTCTCTTCTTCGCCGACTTCCCGCAACGGACCGAGCTCCCTTGCTCGACCTGATGATTGATCGTCTGGCCGAGGAGCAGTTTCAACCCGCTCGGCCGATTCTGGAGCGATGCGGGCGCTGCTGGCCCGGAGCCTTTGACCCAGGCGCGGCAGGGATTGAACTGCTCGTGAAGCCGATCGCGGATCTCCTCCTGCAGTTTCTTCCCGATCCGGCGCTCTGGATCGAGTCCCAAGACCAGGTTTTCGAGTGGCTTGGATTGAGCCCAGGGCTTGATCAGCACCTTCGGCATGCCGGACTTGCGTCATTGATCGTTGCCGAAACCACCCGCATCACGGCGGATTTGAATGCCGCCTGGAGTCTCCGGGCCGCGCTGCTTCGCCATCCTCGCCTGGCATCGACCCTCGTTGAGGATCTCGGTCGTGACCTCCATGCCGTTCGGCCCGCCCGATCGATCGAGGTCGCTCGCCGTTGGACTCTCTCCCTGGATAAGGGAGAATTTACGGATCGATTCTTCGAGGTCCTCCTGAACGCCTGCGATGGACCGAGGCTCGCGGTCATCGTACCGGAATACTCCGCCGAACTCTGGACGCTCAGGTCTCTTGCATGGTGGTCTGCTCCACCTTGCGAGTCTCATGCGTTTGACCTCCGCGAAGGGTTCGCCCAGCTCATCCCGATGGCCCCGCTGAAGGACCTCCGGACTCGGTCGTACATCGAGGCCTGGTTGTTTCAACGCAAGCCGAGCGAATCGGCGCTCTCCATTCGAGAAGAGCATCTGCCCCCGTTACTCCCGGAGCCCGACCCGGATGACCCACTCGTTTCGCCAAGTGAGCTGTCGCTCGGCCTTTCCGAGCTTGCGACCATTCGCTGGCAGTGTGTCGTTGCCCTGACCGAATTTCACTGGGAAGGAAAAACGTCCGACGCGCGATGGAAGGATCTCATGCGGTGGCGAAACGCCGATCCTTCGAGTACCGCGCCGCCCGTTTCGCGGCTCAACCTTGACGATCGGTATGCCTTCGTCGCCTGGGTGGTCATGGCCCTTGACCCTCCGGTCGACAACGATTACGCCCTGGAATCGCTGGCTCGATGGATGACCAGGGAACTCGGGATGCGATCACGCGGCCGGATTGTCGAGTGCCTCGACCAGATTGCCGCTCACGGGATTGTGGTTCCCGCCGATCGCGTTCGACTCGCGCAGGACCTGGCCCATCAGATCAGGTTTCAACTCGATGATGAATTCAGCAATTGA